In Mastigocladopsis repens PCC 10914, a single window of DNA contains:
- the aspS gene encoding aspartate--tRNA ligase — protein sequence MRTYYCGELRKQHIGETVTLYGWVDRRRDHGGVIFIDLRDRNGIIQIVSDPQRTPDSYELANTLRNEYVVEITGRATQRPEESLNPRIPTGEVEIYADKIKLLNSVRKQLPFQVSTADIDPVREELRLKYRYLDLRRDRMAHNLQLRHQVVKAIRRYLEDVESFIEVETPVLTRSTPEGARDYLVPSRVNGGEWFALPQSPQLFKQLLMVSGFDRYYQIARCFRDEDLRADRQPEFTQLDMEMSFMSQEEIIELNEKLVGHIFKTVKGIEVQRPFPRLTYADAMEHYGCDKPDTRYGLELVNVSDVMKDSGFKVFREAVANGGIVKILPIPNGNDFISNVRIKPGGDLFKEASEAGAKGLAYIRVRDDGEIDTIGAIKDNLTAEQKQKILYRTSAKPGHLLLFGAGDTATVNKTLDRLRQVVAREFGLINPEKINLLWVTDFPMFEWNADEKRLEALHHPFTAPHPDDVGDLKTARAQAYDLVFNGFEVGGGSLRIYQREIQQQVFETIGFSGEEAQNKFGFLLEAFEYGTPPHGGIAYGLDRLVMLLAGEESIRDVIAFPKTQQVRCLLTDAPSGVDAKQLKELHVASTYKPKS from the coding sequence ATGCGAACTTACTATTGCGGCGAACTCCGAAAACAACATATTGGAGAAACTGTCACCTTATACGGATGGGTAGACCGTCGTCGCGATCATGGTGGTGTGATATTTATAGATTTACGCGATCGCAATGGTATTATCCAAATCGTCAGCGATCCGCAACGTACCCCAGATTCCTACGAATTGGCAAATACCTTGCGAAATGAATACGTTGTCGAAATCACTGGTAGAGCGACACAACGTCCTGAAGAATCCCTAAACCCCCGCATACCTACAGGCGAAGTAGAAATCTACGCCGATAAAATTAAACTCCTCAACTCAGTTCGTAAACAGTTACCATTCCAAGTTTCCACCGCAGACATCGATCCCGTGCGGGAAGAATTGCGGTTGAAGTATCGTTATCTAGATTTGCGACGCGATCGCATGGCGCATAACTTGCAACTGCGTCATCAAGTCGTCAAAGCTATTCGTCGTTACCTAGAAGACGTAGAAAGTTTCATTGAAGTTGAAACTCCCGTCCTCACTCGTTCCACTCCCGAAGGCGCGCGAGATTACCTTGTACCTAGTCGCGTCAACGGTGGTGAGTGGTTTGCCTTGCCGCAATCACCTCAGCTATTTAAACAATTACTGATGGTATCAGGTTTTGACAGATACTATCAGATTGCGCGTTGCTTTCGTGATGAAGACTTACGCGCCGACAGACAACCAGAATTTACCCAGTTGGACATGGAAATGAGCTTCATGTCCCAAGAAGAAATTATTGAACTTAACGAGAAGTTAGTTGGTCATATTTTCAAGACAGTAAAGGGCATTGAAGTACAACGTCCTTTCCCACGTCTGACTTACGCCGACGCGATGGAACACTATGGCTGTGATAAGCCAGATACGCGTTATGGTTTAGAACTCGTCAATGTCTCGGATGTCATGAAAGACTCTGGCTTCAAAGTCTTTCGCGAAGCCGTCGCCAATGGTGGTATTGTCAAAATTCTTCCCATTCCCAACGGGAACGATTTCATTTCTAACGTCCGTATCAAACCAGGCGGCGACTTATTCAAAGAAGCCAGCGAAGCCGGTGCCAAAGGTTTAGCTTACATCCGGGTACGAGATGACGGTGAAATTGACACCATTGGCGCAATTAAAGACAATCTCACCGCAGAACAAAAACAGAAAATTTTGTACCGTACAAGTGCAAAACCCGGACATTTACTGCTATTTGGGGCTGGTGATACTGCTACTGTTAATAAAACTTTAGATAGGCTGCGGCAAGTTGTCGCTAGGGAATTCGGGTTAATAAATCCAGAGAAAATTAATTTGCTGTGGGTGACAGATTTCCCTATGTTTGAATGGAACGCAGACGAAAAGCGCCTAGAAGCACTGCACCACCCATTTACTGCGCCTCATCCCGATGATGTGGGCGACTTAAAAACTGCAAGGGCGCAAGCTTACGATTTGGTGTTCAACGGTTTTGAAGTTGGCGGTGGTAGTTTGCGGATTTATCAACGGGAAATTCAACAGCAGGTGTTTGAGACAATTGGTTTCTCTGGTGAGGAAGCGCAGAATAAATTTGGTTTTCTGTTGGAGGCGTTTGAATATGGAACTCCGCCTCACGGTGGTATCGCCTACGGTTTGGATCGTTTGGTGATGTTGCTAGCTGGCGAAGAATCAATTCGGGATGTCATTGCTTTTCCAAAGACGCAACAAGTACGTTGTTTGTTAACAGATGCGCCTTCGGGAGTTGACGCCAAGCAGCTCAAAGAGTTGCACGTTGCTTCGACTTATAAGCCAAAATCTTAG